The sequence below is a genomic window from Glycine max cultivar Williams 82 chromosome 20, Glycine_max_v4.0, whole genome shotgun sequence.
TTTTTCTTCGTTTCTTACTTTGAGATTTCCTTTCTTTGATTCCATTTGGTTTCCTTTCTGGGTATTCTGAGGGGTTTTTGGAgggtttttctttctcattttttttccaccATGCCCGAGTCTCGGAAACAACCGGCTTCTAGACCGAAGCAAAAGCTTCATCACCACTCCTTGCAAGAGTCCAAGGCGATGAGAAAACTTCGCATCATTTGCGACGATCCTGATGCTACTGATTCATCCGAAGATGAGACTGAGAAGGTTCAGAGCCCGAGAAGAGTTAAAAGAAACGTGTCTGAGATCTCTCTTCcccctcttcctccaccattcaCCACCACTCCTGAAACCAGCTCCTGTGAGGTGAATAGCGGCAAAAATGCAACATTGAAGGGTTTCATTGAAGGTCAACCCCAGAGTAAGAAGAGGGTTTTGACTCACCCCCCATCAACAAGGAGGAACACTTCTGGGAAATTCAGAGGTGTTAGGCAGAGAAAATGGGGTAAATGGGCTGCAGAGATTCGTGACCCCTTTCAGAGTACTCGTATATGGCTCGGCACTTTCAACACTGCAGAAGAGGCTTCCCAAGCCTACGAGGCCAGAAGGCTTGAGTTTGAGGCTATGGCAGAGGCTCAAGCTTACAAAACTAGTTCTGTTTCTGAACCTTTGGCTACAATTTCTGATAATAAGAGTAACTGCTGTAACTCTTCTGCCGCTGCTATCTCCGCCGCTGCCGTCTCCGCCGCTGATGTGTCTGTATCTGAGAAGTTTTCTACTACTTTTGATGACTTAGAAGAGAGTGTGTTGTCTCACAATTCACCATCCTCTGTGCTAGAGTTGGATACATTGGCTTCCAAATCCCTTGAGAAGGGTAATGTTTCAACCGAGGAAGCTATTGAGGCTAATGATTTGGTGGCTGAACTTGCAGGGTTAGAGGTACCAGATGTCAGTCTGTTAAACTTGTTACCACCACCATCTGATTCTGGTGGTGCAGCTGCTGCTGTTTCATCTGGGATTGAGCCAAACTTTGGGCTTGATTTTGATTGGCTATCGTTTAATGATTATGGACAAGGTTTTGATGATTTCGGTGGCTTGGAAGATATTCATATTGGTGGGTTTGATGACAATGAGCCTACTGAGCTTcctgattttgattttggtgaTTTTGGTGCTGATGAGTTTGCTGGTTGGATTGAGGAGCCCCTGAATATACCTTGTGCCTAAGTTTTGCAGAACTACGTAGGAATATGAGGCTAGATTTCTACAATATTATAAGTTTTGTTATTTATAAGTTAGTCTTTCTGTGAGATCTCAGGAATGATGAGTTAGTTTTTCTGTGGGATCTCAGGAATGATGAGTGAGTGAATGGTTACTATATGCGTTTtacatttcatttgtttttgatgGAGTTGTTAGTTAGAGCAGTGAGATGGTGAGAGAATCCTTTGGGTTTTCCCGTGCTGTTAAAGAGCCGTCCAAGGGAATCTCGAACCATGATACTATGTCGTAATTTCAAGGTTCTTCAATGGCAGAGTATTAATGGAATGAAAGTTAATGTTTTGCATCGTTTTTTCTCCAGTCTCATTGCATATGAATTGGTCGTCTCATTGATATTTGTCTTTTTATTCACGAATTTGCCCATGTGCGAAgatctttttttgtattttcttcataTAGTCATCAAAATCTCTTGGCTGGTTGATCTGCCTAATTATCAGAATGGATCATGGTCACCTTTTATgcattaaaattctaaaattggaTAAGAACTCTGCATTAAGTAAcataatattgatttattattaaatattcttgaattttttaagttaattcatttattaattgttaagtatttcatttattttggtaagaaattaaatgtttttttaaaatacaattttaattgatatttattaaatttatttagttgatttcacttgaattaataaattgaaatgtctctttgatttttttttttcaaaatgtctttatttgattttcaaacactgatatttaaattcaattaatattGGACGTTCTGTACAAACTAATTTTCCGGTATTCTTAGATGGTTACGTTAATGTCatttttggtttaaaataatataaatattttggctttaaaaaaaaaaaagttgtagagTTGAGGAGGCAAGTATTATATGCAGAAAGTGGGGCCCAAAGGAAACTTGGTTTTGCGAAGCATAGCTCGTCAACCGGAGACAAAGAAAGGTGTACTGTAGACGTTAGGGTACACAGTACAGCACCCAGCTGTATCGCATTACACTCTCACACCCTTTGAGcacttatttaaattataaaaaacattggtaagataattttttatctctcagtaaaaacatgtttataagtttttttactaGTACCTTTTAAGGTAGTATCTCAATAATATTAAGAAATACTAGTAGTATAATATTAGTGAGCAGGGGGACCCTTTATTCCACGTGTCCTCTGCCAAGAAATGTGTTGTTCCATATCGTATACGACAGTAGTGGTACGTCCAAAAGGTGAGATACCGTAGGATCCGATTTTTTGTTCTGATTTTATGAATTAATATATCCTACCAAAGGATCCTATATTTTCTGCTATTAGGAAGCTTTCGATTTCATATCCTTGCAATTGCAATAAATCACTCTCCACTCATAAAATATTACATCTTTTTATTCGACCACGCATGGGCCGGCTAAAACCAAATCACTAGATTGGGATTTAggattttcaaatgttttttttccggTATCATGAAAGTATCTTCCATCGACATCGTTCCTGgtttaatttaaactaaattactTTTCACACAATACTAAAGACATGCTAAAGTTTAAATAAAGACATCATCtccacatattttttttttcttaattattagaCAACCCCTTGACTTAGgaatttaaatataagaaaatggtTTCAGTGAGTGTTCTTCTTGTTATTATTAGAGTGAATAATCTTGTGTTTTTAAGCATATTCAGAAGTTCAATACTAGGTTTATGCATATAgtaaaacatatattaaaaaaagttaactctttaaatatatttcaatacttcaaaagattaatttttgatTTGTGATCGACAAATACCTTGTATTTTCCGAAAAAgaatgtatataaattaaatcataatattgtcatgatttaattttaatctattattaatgtaacattttatattatcaattaatttagcCTTAATTGAATTGCTacgaattttaaaattattattataaaaatttaataaatttattatgcataataatttataattagacaataaaatataatatctatACACTGTTAATGTTATAATAAAATCcttcttattattaaaataaattattattattattaaatttcacattagtttttttttcttctagctGCGAAGCACTCGGTGTAGGTGGTTCATTGCAGACAATTCAGAATCTAAGATTTGATTCACATGCCTACgactttttgattttttttttttctccaaccaACCAACCAACCCATACTCCCATAATTATTATAGCAATTCagtttcatttttgtttctgctttctttttctttttttttttttttgaaatttccaaCTTTTTTCATGCTCAAAAGGAGAATCCTAATGTAACAACTAACAACTAACAACTAGGTCCATGCATAGAGAGTGTAGGGTAGGGAATGGGGTTTATTCAACAGGACACGTGGCTAGCATCAAGCGGTGGAAGACCAGAAAAAGCTTTGGTGATTGGTGGTGCGGCGAAGAGAATAATGTTGATATGTATGGGGTGAAGTGGGCCCCTTATTCGCATTTACAATATGAGAATTAATCATATTCTCATGATGGGAGTGAGAATCAACATTTCTAAATAGCAGTCACACTATTCCCCTCTTTCACTATTGGTTCCTAGCCCCACTCCATGTAATCTCTtgttcaactttatttttctcttgctCATCATATAACAATTgtactaatattttatattaataagcCTTAATTAAGCTTTATGTTTGGAGGCAATGCTGACTTTGTCACCATTTGTTGCAAATCTTTGTCAATTGTCTGTTTCCCACACCCAAACAATAATATCAACATCTCCCTCTTGTGTACTTAACAAAAGACTTTATACTGTGCTTTCTCGAGTTAACTAAAAGTCGAAGGAGTGTAACAATTTTGCTTTCACTCCACGTTATGGTGGTGTTCGTGGACTTCATATAATTCTTATTTTCAATCTTGCAATTTACGTCATATCTAATTGAattgccttttttttatattttctttaaaaaaacaaaaaacttcaaCCTGACTTTTAAACTTTGTAAATAACCTTTATTCTCTTTAATAAATACAGTATgtcctaaaattttaattactcgagaagaaaataaatatttaaaaattttatacaaagaaaaactgaaattgattaacattttaaaatattgagaaattaagttcataaaatattaaaagactaaaattacgCATTAATATATACCAGAATAAATCACACATTAATAGTGACAGAAGAAAgctcaatttaaaaattcaatcttgaatttaATTGTAGCTCTAAAGTGTCAACAATATTTATGAGGATTTTTCGTGAAGGGGTGCCTCTACCAATATTAATttcttgtgaaaaaaaaaattgtgtagaCTTTGTGGGAGAAGAACGAGACGTTAGGGTTGCTGCTATTGAAGTCAAAAATCACGATCACGAATGCAGTTGGTTaggtttgttgttgttgtagtcAAAAATTACGAATGCGGTCGAAACTTTTTGAGATGTGATGATTACTTACCTAAAAGATATCTGCGGTATCCCACACAATTGCTTAATTGTGGATTTtgaattattgaaaataaatctCATAACTTTCCTTGTTTGCCTTATGATTTCCAttttattaaatcttttaaaaaaaattcttttgaaataaacattaaaaacacAACAAACCCCCACatatttcaaaagaataaattacatttaataaataaaagaaaattcctGGATTAACATGGGGTGTAATGCATCGAACTTGGTATAACAAGCTATATGAACCAAAAACACTTGGTGTGCGATAATTGTGTCTACCAATCACATGATACC
It includes:
- the LOC102660769 gene encoding ethylene-responsive transcription factor ERF118: MPESRKQPASRPKQKLHHHSLQESKAMRKLRIICDDPDATDSSEDETEKVQSPRRVKRNVSEISLPPLPPPFTTTPETSSCEVNSGKNATLKGFIEGQPQSKKRVLTHPPSTRRNTSGKFRGVRQRKWGKWAAEIRDPFQSTRIWLGTFNTAEEASQAYEARRLEFEAMAEAQAYKTSSVSEPLATISDNKSNCCNSSAAAISAAAVSAADVSVSEKFSTTFDDLEESVLSHNSPSSVLELDTLASKSLEKGNVSTEEAIEANDLVAELAGLEVPDVSLLNLLPPPSDSGGAAAAVSSGIEPNFGLDFDWLSFNDYGQGFDDFGGLEDIHIGGFDDNEPTELPDFDFGDFGADEFAGWIEEPLNIPCA